A genomic stretch from Diprion similis isolate iyDipSimi1 chromosome 1, iyDipSimi1.1, whole genome shotgun sequence includes:
- the LOC124416131 gene encoding ubiquinone biosynthesis protein COQ9, mitochondrial: MAPYSSILNISGLRRIVSVQSFRGIWTSYAVRADQEHNLAAQEPRSESSSNESDAEYENSIRSKILNAAIDFVPDLGWSKQAISAGAESVGYPGVIHGMFPNGGADLVQHFYSKCNKDLAEHLKFEALAIKDDSSKVRKPSVVYVKDAIETRLRMLIPYKNTWPQAMGLMALPPNVPTALANLLTLVDDICYHAGDRSVDFNWYARRIALAGIYKTTELYMLQDSSTDHHQTWKFLERRIEDAAQLHRVLSAAPGPPDLNQATEAVSAAFVTARNILGLNWNR, from the exons ATGGCACCGTATTCTTCGATATTAAATATCTCTGGTCTACGAAGGATTGTTTCCGTACAAA GTTTCAGGGGCATCTGGACTTCATACGCAGTGCGAGCTGATCAAGAACATAACTTGGCTGCCCAGGAACCGCGATCCGAATCATCTTCCAACGAAAGCGATGCTGAATATGAAAACAGCATCAGATCAAAAATTCTCAATGCTGCTATAGACTTTGTACCTGATCTCGGCTGGAGCAAGCAGGCTATCAGTGCTg GTGCCGAATCAGTTGGTTACCCCGGAGTAATTCATGGCATGTTTCCTAATGGCGGAGCAGATTTAGTTcagcatttttattcaaagtgcAACAAAGATCTGGCCGAGCATCTCAAGTTCGAAGCGTTAGCTATCAAAGATGATTCCTCGAAGGTGCGAAAGCCCTCGGTAGTCTATGTGAAAGACGCTATAGAGACAAGGCTCAGGATGTTGATTCCATACAAGAATACTTGGCCTCAAGCTATGGGGCTAATGGCGCTTCCGCCCAACGTTCCAACAGCGTTAGCAAATCTGCTGACGCTGGTtgacgacatttgttaccATGCTGGGGACAGGTCTGTTGAC TTTAATTGGTACGCTCGCCGAATAGCTCTAGCTGGAATTTATAAAACCACAGAACTGTACATGCTACAAGATAGCAGCACTGATCACCATCAAACTTGGAAGTTCCTGGAAAGACGAATCGAAGATGCAGCGCAACTTCACAGAGTTCTGTCGGCTGCGCCTGGCCCGCCAGATTTAAACCAAGCAACAGAAGCTGTCAGTGCAGCATTCGTTACG GCACGGAATATACTGGGGCTGAATTGGAACAGGTAA
- the LOC124416028 gene encoding glomulin has product MSSDTANEPNLKNRSSRMIDGLTKSLSDENTEDILNLIKDEEFFSCLEDASSDLIPIISGYLTENNLRNKPQLFECCEKLLNIIAIHCNADEALLEFIEQAECPENDTKFCAILKPLGTTLQKITGSRGRSLEWCINTMKSHVSELPLPTNYNFEGDEVILAETDPAVFRLVNIYQELLTFLAPFIDEVSLKTSKNRNENQRQLLLSSLISLLGKPFCHLALEDEKSKQRTLAKEILKSISNLTGNLFRYFEYVEQRMLKGQVQSSKTPLDEPENDFSSGDGDLFAMDEIISDLAYANYYYLILSLELELGSVPCVYDPQYVLHNSLYLSSCMLKNPEYILIWKGLQLAKAALVRIEAFTVDNDVLELKIHESFVQNLSQVMIYCDAREKRDLALKVFNLYLNIFTIKAKYLLILHLYDLFSHSGLLSYLTTVVKDCVVKCLDSDPVDPTFTGKRMFALLAKACKMPFKTSVDLVEISDGIIASLNLIRFLVIRDKTNVTGIWNYTAKLESDFLKPLRTALHITRSHYELKIKDLEVQRKLDKSKEKNCGSKLDDEVSVTVGGETLPTIPSTEKIQFCRHALNAFDVVESILIRVNECIENRKIE; this is encoded by the coding sequence ATGTCCAGTGATACAGCCAATGAACCAAATCTCAAAAATCGAAGTAGTCGAATGATCGATGGCTTGACAAAGTCGTTGAGTGATGAAAATACAGAGGACATCTTGAATCTGATCAAAGATGAGGAATTTTTCTCATGTTTGGAAGATGCTTCGTCGGATTTGATACCAATCATTTCAGGCTATCTAaccgaaaataatttgagaaacaaGCCGCAGTTATTCGAATGCTGCGAAAAGCTGTTGAACATAATAGCGATACATTGCAACGCGGACGAAGCGCTTTTGGAATTCATTGAACAAGCCGAATGTCCTGAAAATGACACTAAATTTTGCGCCATTCTAAAACCACTGGGAACAACGTTACAAAAGATTACAGGATCCAGAGGCAGGTCTTTAGAATGGTGTATCAACACGATGAAATCGCATGTCTCCGAACTGCCACTTCCAACCAATTATAACTTTGAAGGAGATGAGGTTATTCTCGCCGAAACAGACCCAGCTGTGTTCCGACTTGTTAACATCTATCAAGAACTTTTAACATTCCTCGCGCCGTTCATCGATGAGGTGTCTCTAAAGACCAGCAAAAACCGTAACGAAAATCAGAGGCAATTACTTTTGAGCTCGTTGATTAGCTTGCTTGGCAAGCCGTTTTGTCATTTGGCGCTTGAAGACGAAAAAAGCAAGCAAAGGACACTTGCCAAAGAAATACTCAAGAGCATTTCAAACTTGACTGGCAACTTGTTTCGCTACTTCGAATACGTCGAGCAGAGAATGCTCAAAGGACAagttcagagctcaaaaacacCTTTGGATGAACCAGAAAACGACTTCTCGTCTGGCGATGGAGATTTGTTCGCTATGGATGAAATTATCTCTGATCTGGCCTATGCCAATTACTATTATTTGATTCTTAGTCTCGAATTGGAACTTGGATCGGTGCCTTGTGTCTACGATCCTCAATATGTTCTTCATAATTCTTTGTACTTGTCTTCCTGTATGCTAAAAAATCCAGAGTACATACTGATTTGGAAAGGACTTCAGCTGGCCAAAGCAGCACTTGTTAGAATCGAAGCGTTTACTGTAGATAACGACGTCTTGGAATTAAAGATACACGAATCGTTCGTTCAGAATCTGAGTCAAGTAATGATCTACTGCGACGCACGCGAAAAACGAGACCTCGCTCTAAAGGTCTTCAATCTTTATCTAAATATATTTACTATCAAGGCAAAGTATTTGTTAATATTACACTTGTACGATTTGTTTAGTCATTCGGGATTACTCAGCTATCTTACGACTGTTGTAAAAGACTGTGTGGTAAAATGTCTGGATTCGGACCCAGTAGATCCAACTTTCACGGGTAAACGGATGTTTGCTCTCTTGGCGAAGGCCTGTAAAATGCCGTTCAAAACTTCCGTAGATTTGGTCGAAATCTCGGATGGGATAATCGCTAGCTTGAATTTGATCAGATTCCTGGTCATCCGCGATAAGACAAATGTAACTGGTATTTGGAATTATACCGCAAAACTAGAGAGCGATTTTCTCAAGCCACTCCGAACCGCGTTGCACATAACGAGATCTCATTATGAACTCAAAATTAAGGATCTTGAAGTTCAGAGGAAGCTGGATAAGTCTaaggagaaaaattgtggCAGCAAATTAGATGATGAAGTTAGCGTCACAGTCGGTGGAGAAACTCTGCCTACTATACCTTCCAcggagaaaattcaattttgtcgGCATGCACTAAATGCATTCGATGTCGTGGAAAGCATTTTGATAAGGGTCAATGAATGcatcgaaaatcgcaaaattgaatga
- the LOC124415942 gene encoding G patch domain-containing protein 1 homolog has protein sequence MLDSDDENYVIFGTALDPLDEDNFPRKKPMTIEDQYACDEQGRRRFHGAFTGGFSAGYFNTVGTRDGWRPQQFKSSRSSKAESKAQTPQDFMDDEDTGQFGIAPTAIRTTADYASHESKGTKRERTKFSEDGPIPGTPVLQEILKPVKDTVGVKLLKQMGWKPGQGVGPRLSKKEKAKIKQHNDKTRVHGCSLPPRQEQMMETDSGGSDEEDSNITFAPDDYEPFRCNPKDNFFGIGYTGLEKRPILSQHISLFEPSSFQLQEKNKKLSIRGQAFGVGAFEAEDEDIYSREDMSQYDFSLEPKSRQKSRWTHEKPETSQSKCIEGFVPAKNRLEARKTFKLPDLPKGFNPVHIIRKSRFEPTIESTSLENARRKGLGRHDLRVEDRARIINDPNPISLVLSSKVGSGSTNEKNPSNSCLLPCGVDKKRIQPVSEIAQNEKCSDQEQTPKKPSVISNIITKTLNLHGKEQAARNLERPANTVGNNNKDTKLGNAGSTTANKNSWLEVLNTKSFVKGGTENLSLIKEPNVKCSQDAQDEKLLANPRNEAEDKGMSDDSRSSVFKPFAGDLDKQKRYEKFLEFSRDGEKNRLSDIQPLSMTEWERDHERVEFDQAARLYKPLTGSMSDRFVSGKHQDSLNSLVAVDLGEDTDVQLKEMAAKKMFGKMTRQRSEWRPASILCKRFNIAEPVTGCAQPETAKKSTFSIFDYLEESVHNSSTFQSVSDVAVRIKSQNLESGSNLEDRKTGFSESYQTVKSMNNSAMVVCDNMDKNKTSAKERNFEAKYEKIFGKNVNSSVVVGKDNSVDLSSNVQSVDQPAVCLPCVESNLDFDQNRNFAGSSSSSDRTDQVDNIVDKEMEKKDLFKAIFVSSSEDSDSEREEELDDDKFKSVLIGKNPGELNVQRNTSPPRGIFANLDLDSLNDVGVKNNKINFIEHKSSTIICKGEEMPGASCPNRNSGSSDNTTMENITNYATSAEGTAESSSQILADMYGPVLPARQQKYLNNAQSETISQVPIQKHVFKSVVVPVTKPDIVVHGEWIEKKKSKKSKKEEKKHKHKEHKKHKHKKKKK, from the exons ATGCTCGACTCAGATGATGAGAATTATGTTATATTCGGAACGGCACTAGATCCTCTGGACGAAG ATAATTTCCCAAGAAAAAAACCGATGACAATAGAGGATCAATATGCGTGCGATGAACAAGGAAGAAGGAGGTTTCATGGGGCATTTACTGGTGGATTCTCTGCTGGATACTTTAATACTGTGGGAACACGTGACGGCTGGAGACCGCAGCAATTCAAATCCTCTCGGAGCAGCAAGGCTGAGAGCAAAGCTCAAACACCTCAAGATTTCATGGATGACGAAGACACAGGGCAATTCGGAATTGCGCCAACTGCTATCAGGACAACTGCCGACTATGCTTCTCACGAGAGTAAAGGAACCAAAAGAGAAAGAACTAAATTTTCTGAAGATGGACCGATTCCTGGAACTCCGGTCTTACAAGAGATTCTGAAACCTGTTAA AGACACGGTCGGAGTTAAATTGCTGAAGCAAATGGGTTGGAAGCCTGGCCAGGGTGTTGGTCCTCGTTtatcaaagaaagagaagGCCAAGATCAAACAGCATAATGACAAAACTAGGGTACACGGCTGCTCGTTACCTCCTAGGCAAGAACAGATGATGGAAACTGATTCCGGTGGTTCGGATGAAGAAGATAGTAACATCACGTTTGCTCCTGACGACTACGAGCCATTCAG ATGTAACCCGAAGGATAATTTCTTCGGTATCGGCTACACCGGACTTGAGAAAAGACCTATACTGTCGCAGCATATCAGTCTATTTGAACCAAGTTCCTTTCaactgcaagaaaaaaataagaaattgtcTATACGTGGTCAAGCTTTTGGGGTCGGTGCATTCGAAGCAGAAGATGAGGACATTTATTCTAGAGAAGACATGTCTCAATACGATTTCAGCTTGGAGCCAAAGAGTCGGCAGAAATCGAGATGGACCCACGAAAAGCCTGAGACATCTCAAAGTAAATGTATCGAGGGGTTTGTACCTGCAAAAAATCGTCTTGAAGCTAGGAAGACGTTCAAGTTACCAGACCTACCAAAAGGCTTTAACCCTGTGCATATAATCAGGAAAAGCAGATTCGAACCGACGATTGAATCGACGAGCCTGGAAAACGCGAGGCGCAAAGGCCTTGGCCGACACGATTTGAGGGTGGAGGATAGGGCGAGAATAATCAATGACCCGAATCCCATCTCGCTAGTTTTATCCAGCAAAGTCGGCAGCGGGTccacaaacgaaaaaaatcctTCAAATAGCTGCTTGCTTCCTTGCGGAGTTGATAAGAAACGAATTCAGCCTGTTTCAGAGATTGCTCAGAATGAGAAATGCTCCGATCAAGAACAAACACCAAAAAAACCCTCTGTAATTTCgaatataattacaaaaacGTTGAACCTGCATGGCAAGGAACAAGCGGCCCGAAATCTTGAACGGCCTGCGAACACTGtcggaaataataacaaagacACAAAACTGGGTAATGCAGGTTCAACCACGgcaaacaaaaattcttgGTTAGAGGTGTTGAATACCAAAAGTTTTGTCAAAGGCGGCACTGAAAACTTGAGTCTAATTAAAGAACCGAATGTAAAATGCAGCCAGGATGCTCAAGATGAAAAACTCTTGGCAAATCCCAGAAATGAAGCTGAGGATAAGGGAATGTCAGATGATTCTAGGAGCTCAGTCTTTAAGCCATTTGCTGGAGATCTCGACAAGCAGAAGCGTTACGAAAAGTTTTTAGAGTTTTCGAGAGACGGAGAAAAGAACAGACTGTCTGATATACAACCATTGTCGATGACCGAATGGGAGAGAGACCACGAAAGAGTGGAATTTGATCAAGCTGCACGACTTTATAAACCTTTGACAGGGAGCATGAGTGATAGATTTGTCAGCGGAAAGCATCAGGATAGTTTGAATTCGTTGGTCGCGGTGGACTTGGGTGAAGATACCGACGTTCAGCTCAAAGAGATGGCTGCAAAGaaaatgtttggaaaaatGACGAGGCAAAGAAGTGAGTGGCGACCTGCAAGCATTCTTTGCAAAAGGTTCAACATAGCTGAGCCTGTAACTGGCTGCGCCCAACCAGAAACGGCGAAAAAAAGCACGTTTTCCATTTTCGATTATCTGGAAGAATCGGTGCACAATAGTTCAACATTTCAAAGCGTAAGCGACGTTGCTGTTAGGATAAAATCGCAGAATCTTGAAAGCGGATCTAATTTAGAAGATCGAAAAACaggcttttcagaatcatacCAAACTGTGAAATCTATGAACAATTCCGCTATGGTTGTATGTGATAATATGGACAAGAATAAAACTTCGGCAAAGGAACGCAACTTCGAAGctaaatacgaaaaaatttttggtaaaaatgttAATAGTTCGGTAGTAGTTGGCAAAGATAACAGTGTCGATCTTTCTTCGAATGTGCAGAGTGTTGATCAACCTGCGGTATGTTTGCCGTGCGTTGAATCAAACTTAGACTTTGACCAAAACAGAAATTTCGCAGGATCATCTAGTTCATCTGACAGGACGGATCAGGTTGATAATATAGTAGATAAAGAAATGGAGAAGAAGGATCTTTTCAAGGCAATTTTTGTAAGCAGCAGCGAGGATTCAGATTCTGAGAGGGAAGAGGAACTGGATGACGACAAGTTTAAGTCAGTTTTGATCGGAAAGAATCCTGGGGAGTTGAATGTGCAGAGAAATACATCACCTCCTAGAGGGATTTTCGCCAATTTGGATTTAGACAGCTTAAATGACGTGGGTGTGAAGAATAATAAGATTAACTTCATTGAGCATAAAAGTTCAACGATCATTTGCAAAGGTGAGGAGATGCCTGGAGCTTCGTGTCCTAATCGAAACAGCGGCAGTTCTGATAATACGACTatggaaaatattacaaactaCGCAACATCAGCTGAGGGGACAGCCGAGTCAAGTTCCCAAATACTGGCAGACATGTATGGCCCAGTTCTTCCAGCCAGgcaacaaaaatatttgaataatgccCAGTCAGAGACCATTAGTCAAGTGCCGATTCAAAAACATGTGTTCAAGAGTGTTGTAGTTCCGGTAACGAAACCTGATATTGTTGTGCACGGTGAATggattgaaaagaagaaaagtaaaaaatccaaaaaagaggagaaaaaacacAAGCACAAAGAACATAAAAAgcataaacataaaaaaaagaaaaagtaa